One window of Salegentibacter sp. Hel_I_6 genomic DNA carries:
- a CDS encoding CPXCG motif-containing cysteine-rich protein, which produces MFEHFFQCPYCWEEISILLDPSVSRQTYIEDCENCCNPIEFTVSFSENELQSFEANSIEQ; this is translated from the coding sequence ATGTTTGAGCATTTTTTTCAATGCCCATATTGTTGGGAAGAGATTTCGATTTTACTAGATCCATCGGTAAGTCGGCAAACTTATATTGAAGATTGCGAAAATTGCTGTAATCCTATTGAATTTACAGTTTCTTTTAGTGAGAATGAGCTTCAATCTTTCGAGGCGAATAGTATTGAACAGTAA
- a CDS encoding Fur family transcriptional regulator, whose translation MEKIVKKLESKGIRPTAMRLMTYRRLAQLNVAVSLGDLGKDFESSERSTLFRTMKTFEEKGIVHQIEDGTGIIKYALCEDNCECEVGNDLHLHFHCNSCGETVCLTEHKIPQINLPEGYVAEDINLVAKGVCEKCSNDLD comes from the coding sequence ATGGAAAAAATAGTAAAAAAGTTGGAAAGCAAAGGCATCCGCCCTACGGCAATGCGCCTGATGACCTATAGACGGCTGGCACAACTGAATGTGGCCGTTAGCTTAGGCGACCTTGGAAAGGATTTCGAAAGCTCGGAAAGGAGTACGCTTTTCCGTACTATGAAGACATTTGAAGAAAAAGGAATCGTGCATCAAATTGAGGATGGCACCGGCATCATTAAATATGCCCTGTGCGAAGACAATTGTGAATGCGAGGTTGGCAACGACCTTCACTTACATTTTCATTGCAATAGTTGCGGGGAAACCGTGTGCCTTACAGAGCACAAAATCCCTCAGATAAACCTGCCCGAAGGCTATGTGGCAGAGGATATCAATCTGGTGGCCAAGGGAGTCTGTGAGAAATGTAGCAATGACTTGGATTAA
- a CDS encoding CusA/CzcA family heavy metal efflux RND transporter has product MINKIIAFSINNKFIIGLLTLALIGTGIWSMMTVNLGSVPDITNNQVQVITQSPNLATEDIEQFVTYPVELSMGNLPGVTEIRSVSRFGLSVVTIVFEDDMGIYKPRQLVQEKLNEVRDQIPEKFGSPAMGPITTGLGEIYQYTIKPQKEYDTVYSPTELRTIQDWIVKRQMTLVEGVVEVNSFGGSIKQYEIAINPEKLNALNVSISQVFDALQKNNVNTGGAYIEKNNMANFIRGEGLIRSLDDIKSIVIKNENGVPVTIGDAAEEVQFGSQVRYGAFTQDGREAVGGMVLMLKGANPNKVIANVQDRMETVEQSLPEGLSIEPFLDRSVLIERTTSTVTQNLLEGALIVIFALVILLGSLRGGLITATTIPLSLLFAFILMKQFNVWANLMSLGAIDFGIIIDGAVIIIEGTVYEIQKRMRSGKIKFNKAKMDEVAYDAGSTMMGSAFFGQIIILIVFAPILFLTGVEGKMFRPMAFTFGFAMIGAIFLCLTYVPMMSALFMKPIQNKKNWFGKFERWLEKVSDKIIGGIQKGYMPLLKGALRLKFIVLGSAVVLLIVAGFIFSRMGGEFVPQLDEGDIAMQALIRPGSGLSEAIDVSTKIEDILLENFPEVETAVARIGVADIPTDPMPMDIADMFIVLEKDMDNWTSASSKEELIEKIKEKLNEELTGVNLVFSQPVELRFNELLTGVREDVAVKLYGEDLDLLAEKADKMAEIIQTIPGVGDVNPERTSGLPQMTVRFNRKKIAQYGLDIEKINDYISAAFAGGTAGVIFEGEKRFDMVIRFDEAHRQSIDDLRTLYIDLPDGTQVPIKEVADISYVPGPMQISRDNTFRRTYVGVNARGRDVESVVNDIQQKLDEELDLPPGYYITYGGEFENLQRAKGRLQIVVPIALFLIFVLLYFALQSFSQSIMIYIAIPLAAIGGIFALWLRDMPFSISAGVGFIVLFGVAVLNGLVLINRFNSLKEEGVTSIKDRIFTGTKERIRPIMLTATTDIFGFLPMAFSSSAGAEVQRPLATVVIGGMLTATLLTLVVLPVLYTFVEKRREKKEQNKLGSSNSRSLATILIIGLMLGGTFSVNAQSDEMSSENPIQDSLQTISLEEAKEMAIQNFPQLKAAQLEIESEEVLRKTAYDFGNTQIFTGKEEVGNGSDGIYTQIGVQQQGIDVFGIAPRLKLQKERVALAENALELNTLEVEREVSRAWASVYTSKKRYRVYKKMDSIFEDIERAARIRYETEATSKLEYLATSNQGNEVKIQLEQSYRDYLKSIQRLNLWFVSDTIYDVPDLPVETLDEPLNFLVESLENHPLLQVSEQRIDVAKAVTRERKSEFLPKFQGQYGRQEIAGQSGFFQYQIGIQIPLFFGPELGRTQEAQVNRQIAEQNFYQDKIELETAYKNMREDYIKWRNSWNYYRDEALPLAKEQQGGSVLAFKEGAIDYVTFLQNIRDAIRIEVNAWSAFNDYLDSRYQLEYYLKNSN; this is encoded by the coding sequence ATGATTAATAAGATAATCGCATTTTCCATTAATAATAAATTTATTATTGGACTACTTACCTTAGCGCTGATAGGGACGGGTATTTGGTCCATGATGACCGTCAACCTGGGATCGGTGCCAGATATTACTAACAACCAGGTTCAGGTGATCACCCAATCACCTAATCTTGCAACAGAAGATATTGAACAATTTGTAACCTATCCTGTAGAACTCTCAATGGGGAACCTGCCCGGGGTTACGGAAATACGATCTGTTTCCCGATTTGGCCTTTCCGTGGTTACAATTGTTTTTGAGGACGATATGGGCATTTACAAACCCCGTCAACTGGTTCAGGAAAAACTAAACGAAGTCAGGGACCAAATACCTGAAAAATTTGGAAGTCCCGCTATGGGACCCATTACTACAGGTTTGGGTGAGATTTATCAATATACGATAAAGCCCCAAAAAGAGTATGACACCGTTTATTCCCCTACGGAATTGCGTACCATCCAGGATTGGATCGTAAAGCGTCAAATGACCCTCGTCGAAGGTGTAGTAGAGGTAAATTCATTTGGGGGCTCTATAAAACAATATGAAATTGCCATTAATCCCGAAAAACTGAATGCGTTAAACGTTTCTATTTCCCAAGTCTTCGATGCCCTGCAAAAAAATAATGTTAATACAGGCGGTGCATATATAGAAAAAAATAATATGGCCAATTTTATCCGTGGTGAGGGTTTAATCAGGTCACTAGATGATATAAAATCTATTGTTATCAAGAATGAAAATGGAGTGCCTGTAACAATTGGAGATGCAGCTGAAGAGGTCCAGTTTGGTAGCCAGGTACGCTATGGTGCTTTTACCCAGGATGGCCGTGAAGCTGTTGGCGGTATGGTGCTCATGTTGAAAGGTGCAAATCCTAATAAAGTAATTGCAAATGTTCAGGATCGTATGGAGACGGTAGAACAATCTTTGCCTGAAGGTTTATCAATAGAACCCTTCCTTGACAGAAGTGTTTTAATTGAAAGAACTACGAGTACCGTGACCCAGAATCTTCTGGAAGGTGCTTTAATCGTGATTTTTGCCTTAGTAATATTATTAGGTAGTCTGAGAGGCGGTCTTATAACTGCTACTACCATTCCATTATCACTTCTTTTTGCTTTTATATTGATGAAGCAATTCAATGTCTGGGCCAATCTAATGAGTTTGGGAGCTATTGACTTTGGAATTATTATAGACGGTGCTGTGATCATCATTGAGGGTACGGTATATGAAATACAAAAACGGATGCGTTCCGGCAAAATAAAATTTAATAAGGCTAAAATGGATGAAGTAGCCTATGATGCCGGAAGTACGATGATGGGTTCCGCCTTTTTTGGACAAATTATCATTCTTATCGTATTTGCGCCCATTCTTTTTCTAACGGGGGTAGAAGGGAAAATGTTTCGGCCAATGGCATTTACTTTTGGTTTTGCCATGATAGGTGCTATTTTCTTATGCCTTACCTATGTCCCTATGATGTCTGCTTTATTTATGAAACCAATTCAGAATAAAAAGAACTGGTTTGGAAAGTTTGAACGCTGGCTGGAAAAAGTTAGTGATAAAATTATTGGAGGGATTCAAAAAGGATACATGCCTTTATTAAAAGGAGCTTTAAGATTGAAGTTCATAGTATTGGGGTCTGCGGTTGTCTTACTTATAGTAGCCGGTTTTATCTTTTCCAGAATGGGAGGGGAATTTGTCCCTCAACTTGATGAAGGGGATATCGCCATGCAGGCTTTAATAAGACCTGGAAGTGGTTTGAGTGAAGCAATTGATGTTTCCACAAAAATAGAAGATATCCTTCTTGAGAATTTCCCGGAAGTAGAAACCGCCGTAGCGAGGATTGGGGTTGCCGATATCCCTACTGATCCAATGCCTATGGATATTGCCGATATGTTTATTGTATTAGAGAAGGATATGGATAATTGGACTTCGGCAAGTTCTAAAGAGGAATTGATAGAAAAGATCAAAGAGAAACTTAATGAAGAACTTACGGGAGTCAACCTGGTTTTTAGCCAGCCTGTAGAGCTTCGTTTTAATGAACTGCTTACCGGGGTCAGGGAAGATGTTGCGGTAAAATTATATGGTGAAGATTTAGACCTTCTTGCTGAAAAAGCTGATAAAATGGCTGAAATAATACAGACTATACCGGGCGTAGGAGATGTGAACCCTGAACGAACATCTGGTCTTCCACAAATGACGGTGCGGTTTAATCGTAAAAAAATTGCGCAATATGGATTGGACATTGAAAAGATTAACGATTATATAAGTGCAGCTTTTGCCGGAGGAACGGCCGGAGTGATCTTTGAAGGGGAAAAGCGGTTTGATATGGTAATACGTTTTGATGAGGCGCACCGCCAAAGCATTGATGATTTACGTACCCTCTATATAGATCTGCCGGATGGAACCCAGGTTCCGATTAAGGAAGTAGCTGATATTAGTTATGTACCGGGTCCTATGCAAATTTCCAGGGATAACACCTTTAGAAGAACCTATGTGGGAGTTAATGCCCGCGGGAGGGATGTGGAATCTGTGGTAAATGACATCCAGCAAAAATTGGATGAAGAGTTAGATTTACCTCCAGGATATTACATTACTTATGGTGGGGAGTTTGAAAACCTTCAAAGAGCAAAAGGGCGTTTACAAATAGTAGTGCCCATCGCTCTATTTCTGATATTCGTGCTTCTGTACTTTGCACTCCAATCTTTTTCCCAATCAATTATGATCTATATAGCCATTCCACTGGCGGCTATTGGAGGAATATTTGCTCTTTGGTTAAGAGATATGCCGTTTAGTATTTCAGCTGGTGTAGGCTTCATTGTATTGTTTGGGGTTGCCGTTTTAAACGGGCTGGTGCTTATTAACAGGTTTAATTCCTTAAAAGAAGAAGGGGTAACCAGTATAAAAGATAGAATTTTTACAGGAACCAAAGAACGAATACGTCCCATTATGTTAACAGCAACAACAGATATTTTTGGATTTCTGCCGATGGCTTTTTCATCGTCAGCAGGAGCTGAAGTACAACGACCCCTTGCTACGGTTGTTATTGGTGGCATGCTTACAGCTACCTTACTTACGCTGGTTGTTCTTCCTGTCCTTTATACATTTGTAGAGAAGAGACGAGAGAAAAAGGAACAGAACAAGCTTGGTTCTTCCAATTCACGATCTTTAGCCACAATTTTGATAATTGGCTTGATGTTAGGCGGAACCTTTTCCGTAAATGCACAATCTGATGAAATGTCATCGGAAAATCCAATACAGGATTCTTTACAAACTATTAGTTTGGAAGAGGCTAAAGAAATGGCAATCCAAAACTTTCCACAATTAAAAGCTGCCCAACTTGAAATTGAAAGTGAGGAAGTATTGCGTAAAACCGCCTATGATTTTGGGAATACCCAAATCTTTACAGGAAAAGAAGAGGTAGGAAATGGCTCTGATGGGATCTATACCCAAATTGGTGTTCAACAACAAGGCATAGATGTTTTTGGAATAGCTCCCCGTTTGAAATTACAGAAAGAAAGGGTGGCCCTTGCTGAAAATGCTTTAGAACTAAATACCTTAGAAGTGGAACGTGAAGTAAGCAGGGCCTGGGCTTCAGTTTATACAAGTAAAAAGAGGTATCGGGTATATAAGAAAATGGATTCAATTTTTGAAGACATTGAAAGAGCAGCACGAATCAGGTATGAAACAGAAGCTACCTCTAAACTGGAGTATCTTGCTACTTCAAATCAGGGGAATGAGGTTAAAATACAGCTGGAACAATCGTACCGAGATTACCTGAAATCAATACAGCGTTTAAACCTATGGTTCGTTAGTGACACAATCTATGATGTACCAGATTTGCCTGTTGAAACTTTAGACGAACCTTTAAACTTTCTGGTAGAGTCGCTTGAAAATCATCCGTTGCTGCAGGTTTCGGAACAAAGGATAGATGTTGCCAAAGCGGTTACCAGAGAACGAAAATCTGAATTTTTGCCCAAATTTCAGGGTCAGTACGGTAGGCAGGAAATAGCCGGGCAATCGGGTTTCTTCCAATATCAAATAGGAATTCAAATTCCGCTGTTTTTTGGGCCGGAATTAGGCCGTACACAGGAAGCACAAGTAAATAGACAGATTGCAGAGCAAAACTTTTATCAGGATAAAATCGAACTGGAAACCGCCTATAAAAATATGCGTGAAGACTACATCAAATGGAGAAACTCATGGAATTATTATAGGGATGAAGCACTTCCGCTGGCCAAAGAGCAACAAGGTGGATCAGTGCTGGCCTTTAAGGAAGGCGCTATCGATTATGTGACATTTCTCCAAAATATAAGAGATGCCATTAGAATCGAGGTAAATGCCTGGAGTGCTTTTAACGATTATCTCGACAGCCGCTACCAACTGGAATATTACCTTAAGAATTCAAATTAA
- a CDS encoding TolC family protein, with the protein MERSGNLILLIALFFMGAVTAQENEVITKEEAIALALERNYGIEIAKNEVEIAENNQGIFNSGYLPTLTGRAGAGYDLNDRFTEPEEGDPLDQRGIESNSYNASINVGYTLFDGLGRYYNYKSLKEQYDLSKLQARETIENTMLQLLSVYYEIARLTENVEVLKDVLQTSKDRVTRAEYQFDYGQSNNLVVLNARVDVNNDSVTLLQTRQQLNNTKRDLNVLLNRQVTDKDFEVDTTVNFIQKLQLEAFIDEAEANNVSLLQLDRNLAITDYDIKISKSGYLPAVDLTGSYGWNFNRSAATAFFPGSRQTTDGISGGVSLTWNLFDGGNTIVQIQNAKITHENQELQKKQVELGIRRDIANALGNYENRLYVYRVQEENVDTNRDNFERSEEQFNLGRITSIEFRQAQVNLLDAKTSLNLAKYDAKIAELELLQLTGQLLNIEL; encoded by the coding sequence ATGGAGAGATCGGGTAATTTAATCCTTTTGATCGCTTTATTTTTTATGGGCGCTGTCACAGCTCAGGAAAATGAAGTTATAACCAAAGAAGAAGCCATAGCACTCGCATTAGAGCGTAATTACGGTATTGAAATAGCTAAAAATGAAGTAGAAATTGCAGAAAATAACCAGGGGATTTTTAATTCGGGTTATTTACCAACTTTAACAGGTCGTGCCGGTGCCGGTTACGATTTAAATGATAGATTCACAGAACCCGAAGAAGGAGATCCTTTAGACCAGCGTGGGATAGAAAGTAATTCTTACAATGCTTCTATTAATGTAGGTTATACTCTATTTGATGGTTTAGGTAGATATTACAACTATAAAAGTTTAAAAGAGCAATACGATCTTTCTAAACTTCAGGCACGGGAAACTATTGAGAACACGATGCTTCAGCTATTAAGTGTTTATTACGAAATTGCCAGGCTTACTGAAAATGTTGAAGTTTTGAAAGATGTTTTACAAACTTCAAAAGATCGGGTTACACGGGCGGAATATCAGTTTGATTATGGACAAAGCAATAATCTTGTGGTGCTTAATGCCAGGGTAGATGTGAATAACGATAGTGTTACTTTACTTCAAACCAGGCAACAACTTAATAATACCAAACGGGATTTAAATGTTTTATTAAATAGGCAGGTTACCGATAAGGATTTTGAGGTAGATACCACGGTTAATTTCATCCAGAAATTACAATTGGAAGCCTTTATAGATGAGGCAGAAGCTAATAATGTATCCTTATTACAACTCGATAGAAACCTGGCTATAACAGATTATGATATAAAAATTAGCAAATCTGGTTATTTACCTGCTGTAGATCTTACGGGATCCTATGGTTGGAATTTTAACAGAAGTGCAGCTACGGCCTTCTTTCCGGGTAGTAGACAAACTACAGATGGGATCTCTGGTGGAGTAAGCTTAACCTGGAATCTTTTTGATGGCGGGAATACCATTGTACAGATTCAAAATGCTAAAATAACCCATGAGAATCAAGAATTGCAAAAGAAACAGGTGGAATTAGGAATTAGAAGGGATATCGCCAATGCCTTGGGAAATTATGAAAACAGGTTGTATGTATATAGGGTTCAGGAAGAAAATGTAGACACCAACCGTGATAATTTTGAACGTTCAGAAGAACAATTTAATCTTGGCAGAATTACTTCTATTGAATTCAGGCAGGCACAGGTTAATTTGCTAGATGCAAAAACCAGTCTAAATCTTGCAAAATACGATGCCAAGATTGCAGAGTTAGAATTGCTACAACTCACAGGGCAATTATTGAATATTGAATTATAA
- a CDS encoding DUF6660 family protein, which yields MKIIAVILSLYIFGLNLLACNDSDTSQVISDSEVTVVATQNLDIDYSHDKVADLCPPFCSCHCCHVHTVDFGSSNFKALIIEIPSKAFVHFDSSVEEPILSFLDPPKV from the coding sequence GTGAAAATTATCGCTGTCATATTATCTCTATATATATTCGGGCTTAACTTATTAGCCTGTAATGATAGTGACACTTCACAAGTGATTTCTGATTCAGAAGTAACAGTGGTTGCTACGCAGAATTTAGATATCGACTATTCACATGATAAAGTAGCAGATTTATGCCCTCCTTTTTGTAGTTGCCATTGCTGCCATGTGCATACAGTAGATTTCGGTTCTTCAAATTTCAAGGCTTTGATTATTGAAATTCCATCAAAAGCCTTTGTCCATTTTGACAGCTCAGTGGAAGAACCTATTCTTTCCTTTTTAGATCCTCCAAAAGTTTAA
- a CDS encoding efflux RND transporter periplasmic adaptor subunit, with the protein MDKRKIILSILGILLIVLAIFGAKAIIDSNVQEVPDNTKTVKNVFVETVQNRTVPIVVPANGNVTALKKLELFSEVEGIFQSSSKDFRPGQKYNRGQVLLSINSDEYSASVRSSKSELFNNITSIMPDLRMDYPESFQKWQDYLNNFDVNSVTQPLPEPDSDKEKYFITGRGIQSAYYQIKNLEERLRKFRIVAPFDGVLTEASVNPGTLVRPGQKLGEFIDPSVYELEVAVGKKFSDLLEIGEDVALQNLDGDQTFTGTVSRINARIDQASQTIQVFIRIEDSRVREGMYLEAQLDARDEDNAIEIARELLVDRSKVYIVKDSLLVLEEINPVYFSTNKVVIKGLEDGEKLVSATVPGAYPGMKVQVQQEKDTAKAEEF; encoded by the coding sequence ATGGATAAAAGAAAAATTATACTTTCCATTCTTGGAATTTTGCTAATAGTTCTGGCTATTTTTGGTGCAAAGGCAATAATTGACAGTAATGTTCAGGAAGTGCCCGATAATACTAAAACCGTTAAAAATGTATTTGTAGAAACTGTACAGAATCGCACTGTACCAATTGTAGTACCCGCCAACGGAAATGTTACCGCTTTAAAAAAGTTAGAGCTATTTTCTGAAGTTGAAGGTATTTTTCAATCCAGCAGTAAAGATTTTCGTCCCGGGCAGAAATACAATAGGGGCCAGGTTCTTTTAAGTATTAATTCAGACGAATATTCTGCAAGTGTTCGGTCTTCTAAAAGTGAATTATTCAATAATATCACTTCAATTATGCCAGACCTTAGAATGGATTATCCAGAATCCTTTCAAAAATGGCAGGACTATCTCAATAATTTTGATGTAAATAGTGTAACGCAACCATTACCTGAGCCAGATTCAGATAAAGAAAAATATTTTATTACTGGTCGCGGAATCCAATCGGCCTATTATCAAATAAAGAACCTGGAAGAACGGCTTCGTAAATTTAGAATCGTAGCACCGTTTGATGGTGTCTTAACTGAAGCTTCAGTTAATCCCGGTACCTTGGTAAGGCCTGGCCAAAAACTTGGGGAATTTATAGATCCATCGGTTTACGAACTGGAAGTGGCAGTAGGTAAAAAGTTTTCAGATTTATTAGAAATTGGTGAGGATGTAGCGCTTCAGAATCTTGATGGTGATCAAACCTTTACCGGTACCGTAAGCCGAATTAATGCCAGGATAGATCAGGCTTCTCAAACAATCCAGGTGTTTATAAGAATTGAAGATTCCCGCGTTAGGGAAGGGATGTACCTGGAAGCACAACTAGATGCCAGGGACGAAGATAATGCGATAGAAATTGCAAGAGAACTGCTTGTAGATCGTTCTAAAGTTTATATCGTGAAAGATAGCCTTCTGGTTTTAGAAGAAATTAATCCTGTTTATTTCTCAACCAATAAGGTGGTGATTAAAGGTCTTGAAGACGGCGAAAAATTAGTTTCTGCCACTGTGCCTGGTGCTTACCCCGGGATGAAAGTACAGGTTCAGCAAGAGAAGGATACCGCTAAAGCCGAGGAATTTTGA
- a CDS encoding P-II family nitrogen regulator, translating to MKEIKAFIKPKRVQKVIESLSESGFKSMTLSQGEGTGAFKAKGASPSLDFRVTDSPVVKLELVCQNEEAQSAIDIILENAKTTEPGDGIIYLSDIEDAFQIKTGESIKRYDP from the coding sequence ATGAAAGAAATAAAAGCATTTATAAAACCGAAACGAGTTCAAAAAGTGATAGAATCCCTTAGTGAAAGTGGATTCAAAAGTATGACGCTTTCCCAGGGGGAAGGTACCGGGGCTTTTAAAGCAAAAGGCGCATCACCTTCTTTAGATTTCCGTGTAACAGACAGTCCGGTTGTAAAGTTAGAACTGGTATGTCAAAACGAAGAAGCACAATCAGCAATAGATATTATCCTTGAGAATGCAAAAACAACTGAACCCGGTGACGGAATAATTTATCTTTCCGATATTGAAGATGCCTTCCAGATAAAAACCGGGGAATCCATAAAGCGTTACGATCCCTAA
- a CDS encoding efflux RND transporter periplasmic adaptor subunit, which translates to MNTRSINILMLALTLSIFFGCKENPAAGEDASSETATTNTEEGENHGEEGDEEHGEEEGGMRSVHLSEMKFNSLGIKVDTLPKKALSGIVEANGQLEVPPQYEATVTAILGGNITSIKVIEGDKVNKGQVLAYLSHPNLTRMQSDYINAYSRMQFLEKEFERQKRLYEAEVGSGKSFQQTQSDYQSVQGEVRGYESQLRQLNLNASQVRDGELYEYIPVVSPIGGYIEKVLVQVGQYVDPQTSMFMVVDNEYVHADLMVFEKDIYKVKEGQKIAFTLESVPGSNLTGEIYSVGKQFEQNPKAVHVHAEIDNKEDFLIPGMYINGKIRTGEEAVPALPEEAIIEEEGNPYIFTAQKHQEDGETEWELKPVQVRTGINEDGWVEIKLLEPLPEGTLVAYNNAYYLVSEMQKSQTSHGH; encoded by the coding sequence ATGAATACAAGATCAATAAATATTCTAATGCTTGCCTTAACGCTCAGCATATTCTTTGGATGTAAAGAAAATCCTGCGGCAGGGGAAGATGCTTCCAGTGAAACTGCAACTACTAATACCGAAGAAGGTGAAAATCACGGTGAGGAAGGAGATGAAGAACACGGTGAAGAAGAAGGTGGGATGCGTTCGGTACATCTTTCAGAAATGAAATTCAATAGTCTGGGGATTAAAGTAGATACCTTGCCTAAAAAAGCTTTGTCGGGTATTGTGGAAGCCAATGGCCAGTTAGAAGTGCCGCCACAATATGAAGCTACCGTTACGGCAATTTTAGGCGGTAATATAACTTCTATAAAGGTTATTGAGGGGGATAAGGTAAATAAAGGTCAGGTGTTGGCTTATCTTTCTCACCCAAATTTAACCAGAATGCAGTCTGATTATATTAATGCATATAGTAGGATGCAATTTTTGGAAAAGGAATTTGAAAGACAGAAACGTTTATATGAAGCAGAGGTAGGATCTGGAAAATCTTTTCAACAAACCCAATCAGATTACCAGTCTGTACAAGGTGAAGTGCGGGGGTATGAATCACAGTTACGGCAGTTAAACCTAAATGCTTCCCAGGTTAGAGACGGTGAATTATATGAATATATTCCGGTAGTAAGCCCAATTGGAGGTTATATTGAAAAAGTACTGGTACAGGTAGGACAATATGTAGACCCTCAGACCAGTATGTTTATGGTAGTTGATAATGAATATGTGCATGCCGATCTAATGGTTTTTGAAAAAGATATTTATAAGGTGAAAGAAGGCCAAAAGATTGCGTTTACACTGGAATCGGTTCCAGGCAGTAATTTAACCGGGGAAATTTATTCAGTGGGGAAACAATTTGAACAAAACCCCAAAGCGGTACATGTGCATGCAGAAATCGATAATAAAGAAGATTTTCTAATTCCGGGGATGTATATAAACGGAAAAATCAGGACCGGTGAAGAAGCTGTTCCTGCCTTACCGGAAGAAGCAATAATTGAAGAAGAAGGAAATCCCTACATCTTTACGGCCCAAAAACACCAGGAAGATGGTGAAACCGAATGGGAATTAAAACCAGTGCAGGTTAGAACGGGAATAAATGAAGATGGTTGGGTTGAAATTAAACTGCTGGAGCCTCTGCCTGAAGGTACGTTGGTTGCCTATAATAATGCCTATTATCTGGTTTCTGAAATGCAGAAAAGCCAGACTTCCCATGGTCATTAA